From the genome of Halomonas sp. I5-271120, one region includes:
- the hupB gene encoding nucleoid-associated protein HU-beta: MNKSELIEAIAASADIPKAAASRALDAMVDSVTESLKQGDSVSLVGFGTFSIKERAARTGRNPQTGQPIEISAAKVPSFKAGKALKDSVN, translated from the coding sequence GTGAACAAATCCGAGCTGATCGAAGCCATTGCCGCGTCTGCCGATATTCCCAAGGCGGCTGCAAGCCGTGCGCTCGACGCCATGGTCGATAGCGTCACTGAAAGCCTGAAGCAGGGTGATTCCGTCTCTCTGGTAGGGTTTGGCACTTTCTCCATCAAGGAGCGTGCTGCGCGCACCGGCCGTAACCCGCAGACCGGTCAGCCGATCGAAATCAGTGCCGCCAAGGTGCCCAGCTTCAAGGCAGGCAAGGCGCTCAAGGATTCCGTCAACTGA
- a CDS encoding SurA N-terminal domain-containing protein: MLQRIRDRSTSWGAKIIIGAVIATMALFGVDSLVGLLSSDGDDVATVNGQSITRQQVEVQVQRAIRSGQVPPEQERQLRGQVIDQLIRTSLLDQYAEEGGLHLSESQLDKLIVSLPEFQDQDGNFSRELFKNRLASAGYTPLAFRAQLRNDMQRQQLQQGLSASEFMLDDEQQRLAALQNQTRRYRYQQLNASDLEETPQVSEADLEAYYQNHRDDYQRPEQVKLAYLVLDRRELADQVEVDDAQLRSLYAERASNAERRVSHIMLTFGDQRSREEAVARLDKVKERLAAGESFASLAKEVSDDTSTSDSGGDLGVISRGFFGEAFENAVYSLDQGQVSDIVETDNGLHLLKVTEIEIPSFDELRSELRDQAAMADVDDLFNERVQQLIDESFAADDLASIATDVGAELQTSDWVSADGAQGVLSEPGVMDAAFTTDVLEEGFNSEVIELDDDRRLVLRVRDHRPATTLALDEVRERVTAAVEKLKVQEALTALAEERVAALRDGSVEAVDWQQVASATRQNGGDVPAAVNTLAFRLPNPEGEAPVYGQTAVQNGVALVALDAVQEGDTSDAAESRVAQLVERLRAQATVSGLLEQLRNDAEIERL; this comes from the coding sequence ATGCTGCAACGTATCCGGGACCGCTCCACCAGCTGGGGCGCCAAGATCATCATCGGCGCGGTGATCGCGACCATGGCCCTTTTTGGGGTCGACTCTCTGGTCGGTCTGCTGTCGTCCGACGGGGATGATGTCGCCACCGTCAATGGGCAGTCGATCACCCGCCAGCAGGTCGAAGTGCAAGTCCAGCGTGCGATCCGCAGTGGCCAGGTGCCGCCGGAACAGGAGCGTCAGCTGCGTGGCCAGGTGATCGACCAACTGATCCGTACCTCATTGCTGGATCAATACGCGGAAGAGGGTGGCCTGCATCTCTCCGAGAGTCAGCTCGACAAGCTGATCGTCTCGTTGCCTGAATTCCAGGACCAAGATGGCAACTTCTCCCGGGAATTGTTCAAGAACCGCCTGGCCAGTGCCGGCTATACGCCGCTGGCATTCCGGGCACAGCTGCGCAATGACATGCAGCGTCAGCAGCTTCAGCAGGGCCTTTCCGCTAGCGAGTTCATGCTCGACGATGAGCAGCAGCGATTGGCAGCCCTGCAGAACCAGACGCGTCGCTATCGCTACCAGCAGCTCAATGCCTCGGATCTCGAAGAGACCCCTCAAGTTAGCGAGGCGGACCTGGAAGCCTATTACCAGAATCACCGTGATGACTACCAGCGTCCCGAGCAGGTGAAGCTGGCCTATCTGGTGCTCGATCGTCGAGAGCTGGCCGATCAGGTCGAGGTTGACGACGCGCAGTTGCGCTCGCTCTATGCCGAGCGGGCCAGCAACGCCGAGCGTCGTGTCTCGCACATCATGCTGACCTTTGGCGACCAGCGCAGTCGTGAGGAAGCGGTGGCGCGTCTCGATAAGGTCAAAGAGCGTCTGGCCGCCGGTGAGTCTTTTGCGTCGCTTGCCAAGGAGGTGTCGGATGATACGTCAACCAGCGATAGCGGCGGCGATCTGGGCGTGATCAGCCGCGGCTTCTTCGGCGAAGCCTTCGAGAACGCAGTGTATTCCCTCGACCAGGGGCAGGTTTCGGATATCGTCGAAACCGACAACGGACTGCACCTGCTCAAGGTCACCGAAATCGAAATCCCGTCCTTCGATGAGCTGCGCAGTGAACTTCGCGACCAGGCAGCCATGGCCGATGTGGATGACCTCTTCAACGAGCGAGTCCAGCAGCTGATTGATGAAAGCTTCGCTGCCGACGACCTGGCGAGTATCGCCACGGATGTCGGCGCCGAGCTGCAGACCAGCGACTGGGTGTCGGCCGACGGCGCCCAAGGGGTGCTGTCTGAGCCTGGGGTAATGGATGCCGCGTTCACGACGGACGTGCTCGAGGAAGGCTTCAACAGTGAGGTGATCGAGCTGGATGATGATCGCCGTCTGGTGCTGCGTGTGCGCGATCATCGCCCGGCGACCACGCTGGCCCTTGATGAGGTGCGCGAGCGCGTGACTGCTGCAGTCGAGAAACTCAAGGTGCAGGAAGCGCTCACAGCACTTGCCGAGGAGCGTGTGGCTGCGCTGCGTGATGGCTCAGTAGAGGCCGTCGATTGGCAGCAGGTCGCGTCTGCTACACGTCAGAATGGCGGCGATGTGCCTGCGGCGGTGAACACGCTGGCTTTCCGGCTGCCGAATCCGGAAGGTGAAGCGCCGGTGTATGGCCAGACCGCCGTCCAGAACGGAGTGGCGCTGGTGGCCCTGGATGCCGTGCAAGAGGGTGACACGTCTGATGCTGCCGAGTCTCGAGTGGCTCAACTGGTCGAACGCCTGCGCGCACAGGCCACGGTCAGCGGGCTGCTCGAGCAACTGCGCAACGATGCCGAGATCGAGCGTCTCTAG
- a CDS encoding histone deacetylase, whose amino-acid sequence MLVIGDRSVLVINDDRMLNHQPDIQDPFLPGRLDRRVREILNGLAVQWKYPEHPGRITAITERLTAEPIPGVRFETAEPATLEQLGRVHTSAHLREVERMRGKNAWLDVDTTAVSPGSIEAAEVAAGAAIAAVEAVCKGRAQSAFALCRPPGHHAEPARSRGFCFFNNVAVAAAHAQQELGMERVLIVDWDAHHANGTQDIFWASPDVMLFDTHRAAPFYPGSGRLEDIGAGLGEGTTVNVPLPGGSGDQAMLMAFRDILVPAAAWFQPDLILVSAGFDAHRLDLCLNVSYEGFAAMTEIVQGLADQHCEGRLALVLEGGYHLESLSEGVHTVLQVLAGGEAPTPEEIGLAEVAAASEYHKTAFTSDSPLTDPEPPTEP is encoded by the coding sequence ATGCTCGTGATCGGCGACCGCTCAGTGCTGGTGATCAATGACGACCGGATGCTTAACCATCAACCCGACATCCAGGATCCTTTCTTGCCAGGGCGCCTGGATCGACGAGTCAGGGAGATACTCAATGGCTTGGCGGTACAGTGGAAATATCCTGAGCACCCCGGTCGAATAACGGCCATTACCGAGCGCCTCACCGCCGAGCCAATTCCGGGAGTAAGATTCGAGACCGCAGAGCCGGCCACGCTCGAGCAGCTTGGACGCGTACATACCAGCGCCCATCTGCGTGAAGTCGAACGGATGCGCGGCAAGAACGCCTGGCTGGATGTCGACACCACGGCAGTATCACCGGGCAGCATCGAGGCCGCCGAAGTCGCCGCCGGCGCCGCTATCGCCGCCGTGGAAGCTGTCTGCAAGGGCCGGGCCCAAAGCGCCTTCGCACTATGTCGCCCCCCCGGGCATCATGCGGAACCGGCTCGCTCTCGCGGCTTCTGTTTCTTCAATAATGTGGCGGTCGCCGCTGCCCATGCCCAGCAGGAGCTAGGCATGGAGCGCGTCTTAATCGTCGACTGGGACGCCCACCATGCCAACGGCACTCAGGATATCTTCTGGGCCTCGCCAGACGTCATGCTGTTCGACACTCACCGTGCGGCCCCCTTCTATCCAGGCTCGGGCCGGCTAGAGGACATCGGCGCCGGCCTCGGCGAAGGCACCACCGTCAACGTGCCATTGCCGGGCGGGTCTGGGGACCAGGCCATGCTGATGGCCTTTCGCGACATCCTGGTACCAGCCGCCGCCTGGTTCCAGCCGGACCTGATCCTGGTCTCGGCCGGCTTCGATGCTCACCGGCTCGATCTCTGTTTGAACGTGAGCTACGAAGGGTTTGCCGCCATGACCGAGATCGTTCAGGGCCTGGCCGACCAGCACTGCGAAGGAAGGCTCGCGCTGGTGCTAGAAGGCGGCTATCACCTCGAGTCCCTATCCGAGGGCGTCCACACCGTCTTGCAGGTTCTGGCCGGTGGCGAGGCGCCCACCCCAGAGGAAATTGGCCTCGCCGAGGTCGCGGCCGCGAGCGAATACCATAAAACGGCCTTTACATCCGACTCGCCATTGACGGACCCCGAACCACCGACCGAGCCCTGA
- a CDS encoding IS3 family transposase (programmed frameshift), translating into MRYPAERKEAILKKMAPPMSMTVPELAEQEGITATTLYNWRKQARTRGQVLPSRSTQPDQWTSQEKFQIVLETAPMNEAELSAYCRERGLYPEQVEAWRDACMNANGDAPAQAKQQRQARKEEQKRLRKLERELRRKDKALAETAALLALSKKAEAIWGDQRRGRLTSLPDRQRIVTLVQDAQRDGARLAKACQVMGINVRTYYRWVAEGEVTADRRPDADRPEPANKLSPEEREAIVALCNAPEYRSRPPAFIVADQADKGCYLASESTMYRVLHEVGQQHHRGHQQAPQRKRPPTTHQATAPNRLWCWDISWLPGPARGTWWYLYLIMDVFSRKIVGHEVYETETGELAAELIQKACWREHLTDLHKPLILHSDNGSPMKAATFLEKLYDLGITPSYNRPRVSNDNAFAESAFKTLKYRPGFPADGFATLAEAQDWVQQFTEWYNHEHRHSALRYVTPSQRHNGEAKGILAQRREVFEAAKQRHPKRWSGDIRKLSLPEVVHLNPERDPVPQAAGF; encoded by the exons ATGCGTTACCCCGCAGAACGTAAGGAAGCCATCCTCAAGAAGATGGCGCCGCCCATGAGCATGACCGTCCCGGAACTGGCCGAGCAGGAAGGCATCACCGCGACAACCCTCTACAATTGGCGAAAACAGGCCAGAACAAGAGGACAGGTTTTGCCATCACGTTCGACCCAGCCCGACCAGTGGACCAGCCAAGAGAAGTTCCAGATCGTCCTGGAAACGGCCCCGATGAACGAGGCCGAACTCAGCGCCTATTGCCGTGAGCGCGGGCTCTACCCCGAGCAGGTGGAGGCCTGGCGGGATGCCTGCATGAACGCCAATGGCGATGCCCCAGCGCAGGCCAAGCAACAGCGCCAGGCCCGCAAGGAGGAGCAGAAGCGGCTCCGCAAGCTGGAGCGAGAACTGCGCCGCAAGGACAAGGCACTGGCCGAGACGGCGGCGCTGCTGGCCTTGTCAAAAAAGGCAGAGGCGATCTGGGGC GACCAACGACGAGGACGACTGACCAGCCTCCCGGATCGCCAGCGCATCGTGACCCTGGTGCAAGATGCCCAGCGTGACGGTGCTCGGCTGGCCAAGGCCTGTCAGGTGATGGGCATCAACGTAAGGACCTACTACCGCTGGGTCGCTGAGGGCGAGGTGACGGCTGATCGCCGTCCCGATGCCGACCGTCCGGAGCCGGCCAACAAGCTGTCTCCCGAGGAGCGAGAGGCAATCGTGGCGCTGTGCAATGCCCCCGAGTATCGGAGCCGCCCTCCGGCCTTCATCGTGGCCGATCAAGCGGATAAGGGCTGCTACCTGGCCTCTGAGTCGACGATGTACCGAGTGCTTCATGAAGTTGGCCAGCAACATCACCGGGGCCACCAGCAGGCCCCACAGCGCAAGCGCCCTCCGACCACGCATCAAGCCACGGCGCCGAACCGCCTTTGGTGCTGGGACATTTCGTGGCTTCCCGGCCCCGCGCGTGGCACCTGGTGGTACCTGTACCTGATCATGGATGTCTTCAGCCGCAAGATCGTTGGGCACGAAGTCTACGAGACGGAGACCGGTGAGCTGGCCGCTGAGCTGATCCAGAAGGCCTGCTGGCGAGAGCACCTCACCGATCTTCACAAGCCCTTGATTCTGCACTCAGATAACGGCAGTCCGATGAAGGCGGCAACATTCCTGGAGAAGCTCTACGACTTGGGCATCACCCCGTCGTACAACCGGCCGAGGGTCAGCAATGACAACGCCTTCGCCGAGTCGGCCTTCAAGACGCTGAAGTACCGGCCGGGCTTCCCCGCCGACGGTTTCGCCACCCTAGCCGAGGCCCAGGACTGGGTTCAGCAATTTACCGAGTGGTACAACCACGAGCACCGTCACAGCGCCCTTCGCTACGTCACGCCGAGCCAGCGCCATAACGGCGAGGCCAAAGGCATCTTGGCGCAGCGCCGAGAGGTCTTCGAGGCGGCGAAGCAACGTCACCCGAAGCGCTGGTCGGGTGACATCCGGAAACTCAGCCTGCCAGAGGTAGTGCACCTGAACCCCGAGAGGGACCCGGTGCCACAGGCAGCAGGGTTTTAA
- a CDS encoding GTP-binding protein, whose protein sequence is MHVITGFLGSGKSTLIRHLLAHKPVDERWVVVINEFGQIGIDQAMFDEREDVVVKGLPGGCLCCQLAFVLQASLVNLLHRHRPDRLIIEPSGLGHPAGLLDLLRSDAFAEVLEVRDIIALLDPRRLDDPRSREHETFRDQLEMADGVALTMTDLASDQQSLEAQAYLADLWPAKRWIEAAPHGQLSVSRLLGDPVQRDDPKGAGVTQSTFVNQSTSGSQSAFGSQSTGATVPSRPMPHSRAHEGQVPVTLDTFAYREPAPGSPVCDEGGALGFRSLGWRFHAKEVFSLDMLAQLLESLPAALRIKAVVHTESGWKCYNRAAGRVTLTAASWRRDSRLELIMEAGSQGLPEAASLEASLLACREEGESALNSLR, encoded by the coding sequence GTGCATGTGATTACCGGGTTTCTCGGCAGTGGCAAGAGCACGTTGATTCGCCACTTGCTGGCCCACAAGCCTGTTGATGAGCGCTGGGTGGTAGTGATCAACGAGTTCGGTCAGATCGGTATCGATCAGGCCATGTTTGATGAACGCGAGGATGTGGTCGTCAAGGGGTTGCCGGGTGGCTGTCTGTGTTGCCAGTTGGCCTTCGTGCTGCAGGCCTCGCTGGTCAATCTGCTGCATCGCCACCGACCTGATCGGCTGATCATCGAGCCTTCGGGGCTTGGCCACCCCGCGGGCCTTCTGGACCTGCTGCGCAGTGATGCCTTCGCCGAGGTGCTGGAGGTGCGCGATATCATTGCGTTGCTGGATCCGCGCCGGCTCGATGATCCGCGTTCACGAGAGCATGAGACCTTTCGCGATCAGTTGGAGATGGCCGATGGCGTGGCGCTGACCATGACCGACTTGGCCTCGGATCAGCAGTCTCTGGAAGCCCAAGCGTATCTCGCCGATCTGTGGCCGGCCAAGCGCTGGATCGAGGCGGCCCCCCACGGGCAGCTGTCAGTGTCGCGTTTGCTCGGCGACCCTGTGCAAAGGGATGACCCGAAGGGAGCCGGCGTTACCCAAAGTACTTTCGTTAATCAAAGTACTTCCGGGAGTCAAAGTGCTTTCGGAAGTCAAAGTACAGGTGCCACGGTGCCGTCACGGCCGATGCCGCACTCCAGAGCTCATGAAGGACAGGTTCCGGTCACGCTGGATACCTTCGCCTATCGTGAGCCTGCCCCTGGGTCGCCAGTGTGTGATGAAGGAGGGGCGCTCGGCTTTCGCAGCCTGGGGTGGCGCTTTCATGCCAAGGAAGTGTTTTCACTGGATATGCTGGCTCAGCTGCTCGAGTCACTGCCCGCAGCGCTGCGCATCAAGGCGGTGGTGCACACTGAATCAGGTTGGAAGTGCTACAACCGGGCCGCGGGGCGGGTGACGCTTACGGCGGCCAGTTGGAGGCGGGATTCTCGCCTCGAGCTGATCATGGAAGCGGGCAGCCAAGGCTTGCCCGAGGCAGCGTCGCTAGAAGCGAGTCTGCTGGCCTGTCGAGAAGAGGGAGAATCTGCGCTGAACTCGCTCCGCTAG
- the gyrA gene encoding DNA gyrase subunit A: protein MGDIAREILPVNIEDELKQSYLDYAMSVIIGRALPDVRDGLKPVHRRVLFAMHELNNDWNKPYKKSARVVGDVIGKYHPHGDSAVYDTIVRMAQDFSMRHVLVDGQGNFGSIDGDNAAAMRYTEVRMAKLSHELLADLEKDTVDWVDNYDGTERIPEVLPTKVPNLLINGSSGIAVGMATNIPPHNMSEVISGCLALIDDHTLSIDDLMEYIQAPDFPTGGIINGKAGILDAYRTGRGRIYVRARHTIEHDDKTGRDHIIVNELPYQVNKARLIEKIAELVKDKRIDGIAELRDESDKDGLRVVIEVKRGESGEVVVNNLFAQTQLQNVFGINMVALSDGQPKTLNLKQMLEAFIRHRREVVTRRTLFELRKARERGHILEGLAVAISNIDEVIELIKASPSAAEAKDKLLARDWQPGQVTGMLERAGATSCKPEDLEEGFGLDQAGQQYRLSPAQAQAILELRLHRLTGLETEKLLNEYLGILEKIAELTAILASADRLLEVIREELEAIRDQYGDARRTEIQISHLDLHIEDLIAEEDMVVTISRSGYAKTQPLSDYQAQRRGGRGKSATAMKDEDVIEHLLVASTHDTVLLFTNKGKVYWLKVYEMPNASRGSRGKPLVNLLPLDEGEAVSAMLPVREYREDSFIFFATAKGTVKRTSLDQFSRPRSVGLIAIDIDEDDQLIGAAITSGSDHAMLLSSNGKAIRFEESHVRSMGRTARGVRGMRLQEDARVISLIIPQSQQVDVEDDAESGDEVQPDVAANDGQIYILTASERGFGKRTRLEEFPLRGRGGQGVIAMQTSKRNGDLVAAMQVYSADEMMLITDRGTLVRTRVEEVSTTSRNTQGVMLIRLGEGEALVKTVRIDEPEEEVGGETLDGSVEETPEAATDESAGDATQEGPGADAPEGDH, encoded by the coding sequence ATGGGTGACATCGCCAGAGAGATTCTGCCAGTCAACATCGAGGACGAGCTCAAGCAGTCGTATCTCGATTACGCCATGAGCGTGATCATCGGCCGGGCGCTGCCCGACGTGCGTGATGGCCTCAAGCCGGTGCACCGGCGTGTGCTGTTCGCCATGCACGAATTGAACAACGACTGGAACAAACCCTACAAGAAGTCGGCCCGTGTAGTCGGTGACGTCATCGGTAAGTATCACCCGCACGGTGACAGTGCGGTGTACGACACCATCGTACGCATGGCGCAGGATTTCTCGATGCGCCACGTGCTGGTCGACGGTCAGGGTAATTTCGGTTCCATCGACGGTGATAACGCCGCCGCCATGCGTTATACCGAGGTGCGCATGGCCAAGCTCTCCCATGAGCTGCTGGCCGATCTCGAGAAAGATACCGTCGACTGGGTCGACAACTATGACGGCACTGAACGGATTCCCGAGGTGCTGCCGACCAAGGTTCCCAACCTGCTGATCAATGGCAGCTCCGGCATTGCCGTGGGCATGGCCACCAACATCCCGCCCCACAACATGAGCGAGGTGATCAGCGGCTGCCTGGCGTTGATCGACGACCACACGCTGTCGATCGATGATCTGATGGAATACATCCAGGCGCCTGACTTCCCCACCGGGGGCATCATCAACGGTAAGGCTGGAATTCTCGATGCGTACCGTACCGGCCGTGGGCGCATCTATGTGCGCGCGCGACACACCATCGAGCATGATGACAAGACCGGCCGAGACCACATCATCGTCAACGAGCTGCCGTATCAGGTAAACAAGGCCCGCTTGATCGAAAAGATTGCCGAACTGGTCAAGGACAAGAGGATCGACGGCATCGCCGAGCTGCGCGACGAGTCCGACAAGGACGGCCTGCGCGTGGTGATCGAGGTCAAGCGCGGCGAGAGCGGTGAGGTGGTGGTCAATAACCTCTTCGCCCAGACGCAGCTGCAGAACGTTTTCGGCATCAACATGGTCGCGCTGTCTGACGGCCAGCCGAAGACGCTTAACCTCAAGCAGATGCTCGAGGCCTTCATTCGCCACCGGCGCGAAGTCGTCACCCGCCGTACGCTTTTCGAGCTGCGCAAGGCGCGTGAACGCGGCCATATTCTCGAGGGCCTGGCGGTCGCGATCTCCAACATCGACGAGGTGATCGAGCTGATCAAGGCCTCGCCGTCGGCCGCTGAAGCCAAGGACAAGCTGCTGGCCCGTGACTGGCAGCCGGGGCAGGTGACCGGCATGCTGGAGCGTGCCGGTGCGACCTCTTGCAAGCCCGAGGACCTGGAGGAAGGCTTTGGTCTCGATCAGGCCGGCCAGCAATATCGCCTCTCGCCGGCCCAGGCTCAGGCCATTCTCGAACTGCGCCTGCATCGCCTGACCGGTCTCGAGACCGAGAAACTGCTCAACGAGTACCTGGGCATTCTCGAGAAAATTGCCGAGCTGACTGCGATTCTGGCCTCGGCCGACCGCCTGCTCGAGGTGATTCGCGAGGAGCTCGAAGCGATCCGCGATCAGTATGGCGATGCACGCCGCACCGAAATCCAGATCAGTCACCTCGATCTGCATATCGAAGACCTGATCGCCGAAGAAGACATGGTGGTAACCATTTCTCGTAGCGGCTATGCCAAGACGCAGCCGCTGTCCGACTACCAGGCCCAGCGCCGCGGTGGGCGTGGCAAGTCAGCGACGGCGATGAAGGATGAAGACGTCATCGAACACCTGCTGGTGGCCTCGACCCACGACACCGTGCTGTTGTTCACCAACAAGGGCAAGGTCTACTGGCTCAAGGTCTACGAGATGCCCAACGCCAGTCGTGGCTCGCGGGGCAAGCCGCTGGTCAACCTGCTGCCGCTTGATGAGGGCGAGGCGGTGAGCGCCATGCTGCCGGTGCGCGAGTATCGCGAGGACAGCTTTATCTTCTTCGCTACCGCCAAGGGTACGGTCAAGCGCACCAGCCTCGATCAGTTCTCGCGTCCGCGTAGCGTTGGCCTGATCGCCATCGACATCGACGAGGACGATCAGCTGATTGGTGCCGCCATTACGTCTGGCTCTGATCACGCCATGCTGTTGTCCTCCAACGGCAAGGCGATCCGCTTCGAGGAATCCCATGTCCGTTCCATGGGGCGCACCGCTCGCGGCGTGCGTGGTATGCGCCTGCAGGAGGACGCTCGGGTGATCAGCCTGATCATTCCGCAGTCCCAGCAGGTCGATGTCGAGGACGATGCCGAAAGCGGCGATGAGGTCCAGCCGGATGTGGCGGCCAATGATGGACAGATCTACATCCTCACCGCCTCCGAACGTGGCTTCGGCAAGCGGACGCGCCTCGAGGAGTTCCCGCTGCGCGGACGCGGCGGGCAGGGCGTCATTGCCATGCAGACCAGCAAGCGTAACGGCGACCTGGTCGCGGCGATGCAGGTCTACTCTGCCGACGAGATGATGCTGATCACCGATCGGGGCACCCTGGTGCGGACCCGCGTCGAGGAGGTCTCCACCACCTCGCGCAATACGCAGGGCGTGATGCTGATCCGCCTCGGCGAGGGCGAGGCGCTGGTCAAGACCGTGCGTATCGACGAGCCGGAGGAGGAAGTCGGCGGCGAGACGCTCGACGGTTCCGTTGAGGAAACTCCTGAGGCGGCCACCGACGAGTCCGCGGGTGACGCCACCCAAGAAGGCCCGGGCGCCGATGCTCCGGAAGGCGATCACTGA
- the serC gene encoding 3-phosphoserine/phosphohydroxythreonine transaminase, with the protein MTRHYNFCAGPAALPAAVLEKAREELLDYQGRGLSVMEMSHRSAEFVAIAEQAEADLRELLAVPDNYRVLFLQGGASMQFAMLPYNLLGQGGTPNYLYTGIWGKKAIAEARHLAGAHVAASSEANGLIAVPRQADIALSSDAAYLHYTSNETIGGLEFDYVPEGRLADGSEVPVVCDMSSSILSGPLDVSRFGVIYAGAQKNIGPAGLTLAIVRDDLLDRARPDTPTMFNYKVMAEHGSMYNTPPTYSWYLAGLVFQWLIHEIGGLEAMNALNDRKAAKLYDAIDQSGMYSNPIAVANRSRMNVPFVLADDRLDKAFLAESEEAGLLNLKGHRSVGGMRASLYNAVPEAGVDTLVEFMADFERRRG; encoded by the coding sequence ATGACACGTCATTATAATTTTTGTGCGGGACCGGCGGCGCTGCCGGCCGCCGTCCTGGAGAAGGCCCGGGAAGAGTTGCTCGATTACCAGGGGCGTGGCCTCTCGGTGATGGAGATGAGCCACCGTAGCGCCGAGTTCGTTGCCATCGCCGAGCAGGCCGAGGCGGATCTGCGCGAGCTGCTGGCCGTGCCCGATAACTATCGGGTGCTGTTCCTGCAGGGCGGTGCGTCGATGCAGTTTGCGATGCTGCCCTATAACCTGCTGGGCCAAGGCGGCACGCCGAACTATCTCTATACCGGTATCTGGGGCAAGAAAGCCATTGCTGAAGCACGTCATCTGGCCGGTGCCCATGTGGCGGCTTCCAGCGAAGCCAATGGCCTCATCGCCGTGCCACGCCAGGCCGATATCGCGCTGTCGAGCGATGCCGCCTATCTGCACTATACGAGCAACGAAACCATCGGCGGTCTCGAGTTCGACTATGTGCCTGAGGGGCGTCTGGCCGATGGCAGCGAAGTGCCGGTGGTCTGCGATATGTCCTCGTCGATTCTCTCTGGCCCGCTGGATGTCTCGCGGTTTGGCGTGATCTACGCAGGAGCCCAGAAAAACATCGGCCCGGCCGGCCTGACGCTGGCGATCGTGCGCGATGATCTGCTTGACAGGGCGCGTCCCGATACGCCGACCATGTTTAACTACAAGGTCATGGCCGAGCATGGCTCGATGTACAACACGCCCCCTACCTATAGCTGGTACTTGGCGGGTCTGGTGTTCCAGTGGCTGATACATGAGATCGGCGGTCTTGAGGCGATGAATGCCCTCAACGATCGCAAGGCCGCCAAGCTGTATGACGCCATCGACCAGAGCGGTATGTATTCCAACCCCATCGCGGTGGCCAACCGTTCGCGCATGAATGTGCCTTTCGTGCTGGCCGATGATCGCCTCGACAAGGCCTTTCTGGCCGAATCCGAAGAGGCCGGCCTGCTCAATCTCAAGGGCCATCGCAGCGTGGGGGGCATGCGCGCGAGCCTCTATAACGCGGTGCCCGAGGCCGGGGTCGATACCCTGGTGGAGTTCATGGCCGACTTCGAGCGTCGGCGCGGTTAG
- the pheA gene encoding prephenate dehydratase, protein MSDTPIDLDALRQRIDGLDGEILRLISERAQCAGQVAKVKTDSDPDAVFYRPEREAQVLRRIMSLNQGPLDAEEMARLFREIMSACLALEKPVKVAYLGPEGTFTQQAALKHFGESAVSLPMAAIDEVFREVEAGAVNYGVVPVENSTEGVVNHTLDSFMDSSMRICGEVVLRIHHHLLVSSNTRRDKVSRVYSHPQSFAQCRKWLDAHYPHAERVPVSSNAEAAKLVKTEWHSAAIAGDMAAKLYGLEKIAETIEDRPDNSTRFLIIGNQDVPSSGEDKTSIVVAMRNQPGALHDLLEPFHRHQIDLTRLETRPSRTGVWNYVFFIDFHGHRDDTQVAAMLEEVQLRCAELKVLGSYPVGVL, encoded by the coding sequence ATGAGTGACACCCCCATCGATCTCGATGCGCTGCGTCAGCGCATCGATGGCCTGGATGGTGAAATCCTTCGCCTGATCAGCGAGCGCGCCCAGTGCGCGGGTCAGGTAGCCAAGGTCAAGACCGATTCCGACCCGGATGCGGTCTTCTATCGGCCAGAGCGTGAGGCTCAGGTGCTCAGGCGCATCATGTCCCTCAATCAGGGGCCGCTGGATGCCGAGGAAATGGCGCGGCTGTTCCGCGAGATCATGTCGGCCTGCCTAGCGCTCGAGAAGCCGGTCAAGGTGGCTTACCTGGGGCCCGAAGGCACCTTCACCCAGCAGGCGGCGCTCAAGCACTTCGGCGAGAGTGCCGTCAGCCTGCCGATGGCCGCCATCGACGAGGTGTTCAGGGAGGTCGAGGCCGGCGCCGTCAATTACGGCGTGGTGCCGGTGGAAAACTCCACCGAAGGCGTGGTGAACCACACCCTCGATTCCTTCATGGACTCCTCCATGCGCATCTGCGGCGAGGTGGTGCTGCGCATTCATCACCACCTGCTGGTGTCGAGCAATACTCGCCGTGACAAGGTCTCGCGGGTCTATTCGCATCCGCAGTCCTTCGCACAGTGCCGCAAGTGGCTGGATGCCCATTATCCGCATGCTGAGCGGGTGCCCGTCTCATCCAACGCCGAGGCGGCCAAACTGGTCAAGACCGAGTGGCACAGCGCGGCGATTGCCGGCGATATGGCAGCCAAGCTCTATGGTCTCGAGAAGATTGCCGAGACGATCGAGGATCGCCCGGATAATTCGACTCGCTTTCTGATCATCGGCAATCAGGACGTGCCGTCTTCGGGTGAGGACAAGACGTCCATCGTGGTTGCCATGCGCAACCAGCCCGGCGCCCTGCATGACTTGCTGGAACCCTTCCATCGGCATCAGATCGACCTGACGCGCCTCGAGACTCGGCCGTCGCGCACTGGGGTGTGGAACTACGTGTTCTTCATCGACTTCCATGGCCACCGCGATGATACGCAAGTGGCGGCCATGCTGGAGGAAGTGCAATTGCGTTGCGCCGAACTCAAGGTGTTGGGCTCCTATCCGGTGGGCGTGCTCTGA